The Amphiura filiformis chromosome 12, Afil_fr2py, whole genome shotgun sequence genome includes a region encoding these proteins:
- the LOC140165579 gene encoding zinc finger BED domain-containing protein 4-like — protein MPRSSRIWDYFTICENDPSKAECNTCKSKLSRGGTIPSNYTTTNLKNHLRKYHKPEYKQFEEAVQNDQKAKTEKQESQAASTSTTQNAKQVGLQQLKLQQAIDRSTVWSKDDPRTKETHKKLGEMIVLDMQPFSVVDDVGFQRYTYSLQPRYKLPSKTYVSEKLIPGIYKGVKTGLHDMINNVDHISVTTDLWTSPGGSHSLMSLTGHWINDTFVKRRGVLCASSFPGRHTGDNIKEEMERMFKEWDIEKSKIHTVLRDNGANVVNGMEKLGVDHQSCLIHTLQLVVSDGLKSQRTITDLIATGRRIVTHFKHSSQAHTKLEALQNKHSLPKHAMIQDVPTRWNSTYYLLERLNEQKDALVEFASLYDLPQMTANQWSLSKTLVNALQPFENLTRKLSAESATLASVIPDVVMLRRALTLQDPRNKDKYKGIQTTIDTMVESMDRRFSESELKESLAVATFLDPRYKDVFFQSAETKFRVREWLEDGVEPLQVESQEPMDMESETEGSEKEEQEESESNPLAAVYAAYLKEKGARAESSDGQNLTMKQEFDQYKSAPLVKGDNGTVALSWWGKNKVRFPKLSARARKYLSAPASSVSSERLFSEAGELYDAKRNRLAPNKAEMILIARGNLPLLKFDYKLQL, from the coding sequence ATGCCACGTTCAAGTCGCATCTGGGACTACTTCACAATTTGTGAAAATGATCCTTCGAAAGCAGAGTGCAACACTTGTAAATCAAAGCTATCAAGAGGTGGAACAATTCCCAGCAATTATACTACGACCAACCTGAAGAATCACCTGCGAAAGTATCACAAACCCGAATACAAACAGTTTGAAGAAGCTGTTCAGAATGATCAGAAGGCTAAAACAGAGAAGCAGGAAAGTCAAGCTGCTAGTACCAGTACCACACAAAACGCTAAACAAGTCGGCCTACAACAGCTGAAGCTTCAGCAAGCGATTGATCGCAGTACAGTTTGGTCAAAGGATGATCCAAGAACAAAGGAAACTCACAAAAAACTTGGAGAAATGATCGTCCTCGATATGCAACCCTTTTCTGTTGTGGACGATGTTGGATTTCAACGTTATACCTACAGTTTGCAACCACGTTACAAACTCCCCAGCAAGACTTACGTCAGTGAGAAGCTTATTCCGGGTATCTACAAGGGGGTCAAAACCGGATTACACGACATGATCAACAATGTGGATCATATTAGCGTCACAACTGATTTGTGGACATCACCAGGTGGTTCGCACTCTCTGATGAGCCTCACTGGGCACTGGATTAATGACACTTTTGTCAAAAGACGCGGTGTGCTTTGTGCTTCATCATTCCCCGGAAGACATACAGGAGATAATATCAAAGAAGAAATGGAACGGATGTTCAAAGAGTGGGACATTGAAAAGAGCAAAATACACACAGTATTAAGAGACAACGGGGCTAATGTAGTAAATGGCATGGAAAAACTGGGAGTCGACCACCAAAGTTGTTTAATACACACGCTCCAGCTTGTTGTTTCAGATGGGCTGAAGTCTCAAAGGACCATCACGGACCTAATTGCAACAGGGAGGAGAATAGTTACTCATTTCAAGCATTCTTCGCAAGCTCACACGAAGTTAGAGGCTCTACAAAATAAGCATAGCCTGCCCAAACATGCAATGATTCAAGACGTCCCCACAAGATGGAACTCAACATATTATCTACTAGAGAGGTTAAACGAACAAAAAGATGCCCTGGTAGAATTCGCCAGCCTCTACGACCTTCCCCAGATGACGGCAAATCAGTGGTCACTGTCAAAGACACTCGTCAATGCACTGCAGCCTTTCGAGAATCTAACAAGAAAGCTATCTGCAGAGTCAGCTACTTTAGCCTCAGTGATTCCTGATGTAGTGATGCTTCGAAGAGCTTTAACCCTGCAAGATCCTCGCAACAAAGACAAATACAAGGGCATCCAGACAACCATCGATACTATGGTGGAGAGCATGGACCGCAGGTTCTCAGAATCAGAACTTAAAGAGTCCCTTGCAGTAGCAACATTCTTAGATCCGCGGTATAAGGATGTTTTCTTCCAGTCTGCTGAAACAAAATTCAGAGTTAGAGAGTGGTTGGAAGATGGAGTAGAACCTCTGCAAGTTGAATCTCAGGAACCAATGGACATGGAGTCGGAGACGGAAGGATCAGAAAAAGAAGAACAGGAAGAATCAGAATCAAATCCACTAGCAGCAGTATATGCTGCGTACTTAAAAGAAAAGGGTGCTCGAGCGGAATCCAGCGATGGTCAGAATCTCACCATGAAACAAGAATTTGACCAGTACAAATCTGCACCATTGGTCAAAGGTGATAATGGTACTGTCGCCTTATCTTGGTGGGGAAAGAACAAAGTTCGCTTTCCCAAGTTGTCTGCAAGAGCAAGAAAGTACTTGTCAGCACCAGCAAGTAGCGTGTCAAGTGAGAGACTCTTTAGTGAAGCCGGAGAACTATACGATGCAAAAAGGAACAGGCTGGCACCAAATAAAGCAGAAATGATATTGATTGCAAGGGGGAACCTCCCTCTCCTGAAGTTTGATTACAAACTGCAATTGTAA